The Halorhodospira halophila SL1 genomic sequence CATCGAGGAGGTGCGCACCCGCATCCAGCGGGGCCTGCGCATCGCCGAGGAACACGCCCGGCAGGCGGGTCAGGCGGAGTCGCTGCCGCCGGAGCTGATCACCCAGCTGCGCGAGCGCTACCGCGAGGCCATGCGCCGCGGCATCCTCGATTCCCGCGAGGATATCGATGTGGTCCTGCTCGCCTACGAGCTGGACGCCACGCTGGTCTCCGCCGATGAGGGGATGCGCAAGTTCGCCGAACGCATCGGCATCAAGCTGGTCAACCCGCGCTACCTGCGCGGGGTGATGCAGAACCTGGCCGGCGACGACCCCGGTCACGCGCCCCCCTGCGGGCCGGACCAGCCCGCCGGGTAGAGCCCGGCGGCCAGGCAGCGCCGGTAGGAGCTGTAGCGCCACCCCTCGGGCCGGCCGACCAGCCCGCGGCGGACCGGCTCCCAGTGGATGTGGTCCAGCGCCTCCCGCCACGCCTCCGGATCCACGTCCCACCACGCCACGCCGGGCCGCC encodes the following:
- a CDS encoding RNA ligase partner protein translates to MRRFVLDTSVFTNPDVYLRFDEEPMQAISVFLGLARRADAEFYMPGPVYQELCNLRSMDLIGAEFETEVYIRSPRRFSMTIPSEVLYEFIEEVRTRIQRGLRIAEEHARQAGQAESLPPELITQLRERYREAMRRGILDSREDIDVVLLAYELDATLVSADEGMRKFAERIGIKLVNPRYLRGVMQNLAGDDPGHAPPCGPDQPAG